One part of the Solanum dulcamara chromosome 8, daSolDulc1.2, whole genome shotgun sequence genome encodes these proteins:
- the LOC129899516 gene encoding protein SRG1-like isoform X2, whose translation MAASSVPPDEVLLSKRVQEMVLLGEEPLGPYICRSGEDVDENEDIMDTSPIPIIDLNRLSSSTTSDNERERELEKLGSALSSWGCFQGIGHGISASFLDKIRQVSREFFNQPMEEKNKYAKSVVDVHGYGADPVPEQGQSLDWSDRLFLEVFPEDRRQYNLWPQIPIAFREVLEDYAEKTKMVTEITSKAVAKSLKLEENCFLEQFGKQAQLQARFNYYSPCQRPDLVLGLKPHADGTGYSIILQDEVGLQVLKDGKWYTVPKDPTALFVLMGDQMEIMSNGMFKAPVHRVLSNSERDRISVAMFYTPEVGKEIGPEDALVNEDRPRIYKKVKDYAETHWKFYQRGQRCFGER comes from the exons ATGGCTGCATCTTCAGTCCCACCTGACGAGGTGTTGCTGTCAAAAAGAGTTCAAGAAATGGTCCTTCTTGGAGAGGAGCCACTAGGACCTTATATTTGCAGAAGTGGTGAAGATGTTGATGAAAATGAAGACATCATGGATACTTCTCCTATTCCTATAATTGATCTAAACCGCCTGTCTTCTTCAACAACATCAGATAACGAACGCGAACGAGAGTTGGAGAAACTTGGATCAGCTCTATCTTCTTGGGGATGTTTTCAG GGAATAGGACATGGGATTTCAGCTTCTTTCCTGGACAAGATCCGCCAAGTTTCAAGGGAATTCTTCAACCAGCCAATGGAAGAGAAGAACAAGTATGCCAAATCAGTTGTTGATGTTCATGGTTATGGAGCTGATCCTGTTCCGGAACAAGGCCAGTCCCTTGATTGGTCTGATCGTCTCTTCCTCGAGGTGTTCCCTGAAGATAGAAGACAGTATAACCTCTGGCCACAAATCCCAATAGCATTCAG AGAGGTCTTAGAAGATTATGCTGAGAAAACGAAAATGGTCACAGAAATTACCTCTAAAGCTGTGGCAAAGTCATTGAAGCTGGAAGAAAATTGCTTCTTGGAACAATTTGGAAAACAAGCACAACTGCAAGCGCGGTTTAACTACTACTCACCATGTCAGAGGCCTGATCTGGTTCTTGGCTTAAAACCTCATGCTGATGGAACAGGATACAGTATTATTTTGCAAGATGAAGTAGGACTCCAAGTGCTTAAGGATGGCAAATGGTATACAGTACCAAAAGATCCTACAGCTCTGTTTGTTCTCATGGGTGATCAAATGGAG ATAATGAGCAATGGAATGTTCAAGGCCCCGGTACATAGGGTGTTGAGTAATTCAGAGAGGGATAGAATTTCTGTCGCAATGTTCTACACGCCTGAAGTAGGGAAAGAAATCGGACCAGAAGATGCATTAGTTAACGAGGATAGACCAAGGATATACAAGAAAGTCAAAGATTATGCAGAAACTCACTGGAAGTTTTACCAGCGTG GCCAAAGATGTTTTGGAGAGAGGTGA
- the LOC129899516 gene encoding protein SRG1-like isoform X1 — translation MAASSVPPDEVLLSKRVQEMVLLGEEPLGPYICRSGEDVDENEDIMDTSPIPIIDLNRLSSSTTSDNERERELEKLGSALSSWGCFQGIGHGISASFLDKIRQVSREFFNQPMEEKNKYAKSVVDVHGYGADPVPEQGQSLDWSDRLFLEVFPEDRRQYNLWPQIPIAFREVLEDYAEKTKMVTEITSKAVAKSLKLEENCFLEQFGKQAQLQARFNYYSPCQRPDLVLGLKPHADGTGYSIILQDEVGLQVLKDGKWYTVPKDPTALFVLMGDQMEIMSNGMFKAPVHRVLSNSERDRISVAMFYTPEVGKEIGPEDALVNEDRPRIYKKVKDYAETHWKFYQRGMRALHTAHI, via the exons ATGGCTGCATCTTCAGTCCCACCTGACGAGGTGTTGCTGTCAAAAAGAGTTCAAGAAATGGTCCTTCTTGGAGAGGAGCCACTAGGACCTTATATTTGCAGAAGTGGTGAAGATGTTGATGAAAATGAAGACATCATGGATACTTCTCCTATTCCTATAATTGATCTAAACCGCCTGTCTTCTTCAACAACATCAGATAACGAACGCGAACGAGAGTTGGAGAAACTTGGATCAGCTCTATCTTCTTGGGGATGTTTTCAG GGAATAGGACATGGGATTTCAGCTTCTTTCCTGGACAAGATCCGCCAAGTTTCAAGGGAATTCTTCAACCAGCCAATGGAAGAGAAGAACAAGTATGCCAAATCAGTTGTTGATGTTCATGGTTATGGAGCTGATCCTGTTCCGGAACAAGGCCAGTCCCTTGATTGGTCTGATCGTCTCTTCCTCGAGGTGTTCCCTGAAGATAGAAGACAGTATAACCTCTGGCCACAAATCCCAATAGCATTCAG AGAGGTCTTAGAAGATTATGCTGAGAAAACGAAAATGGTCACAGAAATTACCTCTAAAGCTGTGGCAAAGTCATTGAAGCTGGAAGAAAATTGCTTCTTGGAACAATTTGGAAAACAAGCACAACTGCAAGCGCGGTTTAACTACTACTCACCATGTCAGAGGCCTGATCTGGTTCTTGGCTTAAAACCTCATGCTGATGGAACAGGATACAGTATTATTTTGCAAGATGAAGTAGGACTCCAAGTGCTTAAGGATGGCAAATGGTATACAGTACCAAAAGATCCTACAGCTCTGTTTGTTCTCATGGGTGATCAAATGGAG ATAATGAGCAATGGAATGTTCAAGGCCCCGGTACATAGGGTGTTGAGTAATTCAGAGAGGGATAGAATTTCTGTCGCAATGTTCTACACGCCTGAAGTAGGGAAAGAAATCGGACCAGAAGATGCATTAGTTAACGAGGATAGACCAAGGATATACAAGAAAGTCAAAGATTATGCAGAAACTCACTGGAAGTTTTACCAGCGTGGTATGAGAGCACTACACACTGCACACATTTAG
- the LOC129899708 gene encoding DEAD-box ATP-dependent RNA helicase 35, with amino-acid sequence MADHLNMEIEEEDDYVEYIPVAKRRAIEAQKILQRKGKSEAFEEEEEKIKLVEAKPSLLVKASQLKKEQPEISHAEQVFQQEKEMIEHLSDKKTLMSVRELAKGITYTEPLRTGWKPPLAIRRKSKKACDAIRKQWHIIVEGDDITPPIKNFNDMRFPEPILKKLRAKGIIQPTPIQVQGLPVILSGRDMIGIAFTGSGKTLVFVLPLIMVALQEEIMMPIAPGEGPFGLIICPSRELARQTYEVIEQFIEPLRENGYPELRPLLCIGGVDMKSQVDVVKRGVHIVVATPGRLKDLLAKKKMNLDNCRYLTLDEADRLVDLGFEDDIREVFDHFKAQRQTLLFSATMPTKIQNFARNALVKPVIVNVGRAGAANLDVIQEVEYVKQEAKIVYLLECLQKTPPPVLVFCENKADVDDIHEYLLLKGVEAVAVHGGKDQEEREYAIAAFKACKKDVLVATDVASKGLDFPDIQHVINYDMPAEIENYVHRIGRTGRCGKTGIATTFINKNQSETTLLDLKHLLQEAKQRIPPVLAELNDPMDDVDAITDASGVKGCAYCGGLGHRIRDCPKLDHQRSQQIANSRRDYFGSGGYRGEI; translated from the exons ATGGCAGACCACTTAAATATG GAGATTGAAGAGGAGGATGATTACGTTGAGTATATACCAGTTGCAAAGCGCAGGGCAATTGAGGCGCAAAAGATCCTCCAGCGCAAGGGCAAATCTGAAGCATTtgaagaggaagaggagaaaATAAAGCTTGTTGAAGCTAAGCCGAGTTTACTTGTGAAGGCATCTCAGCTCAAGAAAGAGCAACCTGAGATAAGTCATGCTGAACAAGTGTTTCAGCAAGAGAAAGAGATGATTGAGCATTTATCTGATAAGAAGACGTTGATGTCTGTTCGGGAACTAGCCAAGGGCATTACTTATACAGAGCCTTTGCGTACAGGGTGGAAGCCACCCTTAGCGATCAGACGGAAGTCAAAGAAAGCTTGTGATGCCATTCGAAAACAGTGGCATATCATTGTGGAAGGGGATGATATTACCCCACCAATCAAGAACTTCAATGACATGAGGTTCCCTGAACCAATTCTGAAGAAACTCAGAGCAAAGGGTATTATTCAGCCAACTCCAATCCAAGTGCAGGGGCTTCCAGTCATTTTATCTGGTCGGGATATGATAGGTATAGCTTTCACAGGTTCAGGTAAGACATTAGTTTTTGTGTTGCCGCTTATCATGGTGGCATTGCAAGAAGAAATTATGATGCCTATTGCTCCTGGGGAAGGACCATTTGGCTTGATTATTTGTCCTTCTAGAGAACTTGCCAGACAGACATATGAAGTTATAGAACAGTTTATAGAACCTCTGAGGGAGAATGGTTATCCGGAATTGAGGCCTTTGCTATGTATTGGTGGAGTTGATATGAAGTCCCAAGTTGATGTTGTGAAGAGGGGAGTTCATATTGTTGTTGCTACTCCTGGAAGACTGAAAGATCTGCTAGCGAAGAAGAAAATGAACCTTGACAACTGCAG ATACTTGACGCTAGATGAGGCAGACAGACTAGTAGATCTTGGTTTTGAAGATGATATTAGGGAGGTATTTGATCATTTCAAAGCTCAAAGACAAACTCTTCTGTTTTCTGCTACAATGCCCACAAAGATCCAAAACTTTGCAAGAAATGCACTAGTTAAACCAGTAATTGTGAATGTGGGCAGGGCTGGAGCAGCCAATTTAGATGTGATTCAGGAAGTGGAGTATGTGAAGCAGGAGGCCAAGATTGTTTACCTTCTTGAATGCTTGCAAAAAACACCACCTCCTGTTTTGGTTTTCTGTGAGAATAAGGCTGATGTGGATGATATCCATgagtatttgctcttaaaaggAGTTGAAGCTGTGGCTGTTCATGGAGGCAAGGatcaagaagagagagaatATGCAATTGCAGCTTTCAAAGCATGCAAGAAAGATGTTTTAGTTGCCACTGACGTTGCCTCAAAGGGGCTGGATTTTCCTGATATTCAACATGTGATTAACTATGATATGCCTGCTGAAATTGAAAACTATGTCCACAGGATTGGACGAACAGGACGATGTGGAAAAACAGGAATTGCCACCACATTTATTAACAAGAACCAGAGCGAAACAACTCTGCTTGATCTAAAGCACTTGCTGCAAGAAGCAAAGCAGAGAATCCCTCCAGTCCTTGCAGAGCTCAATGATCCCATGGATGACGTAGATGCCATCACAGATGCAAGTGGAGTAAAGGGTTGTGCATATTGTGGTGGGCTTGGTCATCGTATCCGGGACTGTCCCAAACTGGACCACCAAAGAAGCCAACAAATTGCAAATTCAAGGAGGGACTACTTTGGATCTGGAGGTTATCGTGGAGAAATTTGA
- the LOC129901375 gene encoding triphosphate tunnel metalloenzyme 3-like gives MHRISSLASRILRSLTFSSLLRTPHSAISTSRNPTITSMEVEVKLRLPNAVTHQRVSSILSPYHLKTHAQENVFLDGANSELSSKLAVLRLRFYDVDTQCIISLKAKPVISNGISRIEEDEEPIDPSIGRACVSEPWRLLLIDSSRIIRRVREEYGIGEKGLVCLGGFRNVRAVYEWNGLKLELDETHYVFGMNYEIECESCDPERAKDLLEEFLKSHGIDYSYSNVSKFAIFRSGKLPQ, from the coding sequence ATGCATCGCATTTCTTCTTTAGCATCACGAATTCTCAGGAGCCTCACCTTTTCATCACTCTTGAGAACCCCACATTCCGCCATATCCACATCTCGTAATCCCACAATTACCTCCATGGAAGTAGAAGTCAAGCTCCGTTTACCAAACGCCGTTACTCACCAACGCGTCTCCTCAATTCTCTCACCttaccacctcaaaactcacgCTCAAGAGAATGTCTTCTTAGACGGAGCCAACTCCGAACTCTCCTCCAAACTCGCCGTACTTCGCCTCCGATTCTACGATGTCGACACCCAGTGCATTATCTCCCTCAAGGCCAAACCCGTCATTTCAAACGGTATCAGCCGGATTGAGGAAGATGAAGAACCCATTGACCCCTCTATTGGCCGCGCGTGTGTTTCGGAGCCGTGGCGATTACTGTTGATCGATTCTTCAAGGATAATACGGAGGGTTAGAGAAGAGTATGGAATTGGGGAAAAGGGTTTGGTCTGTTTAGGCGGGTTTAGGAATGTGAGAGCGGTGTACGAGTGGAATGGGTTGAAATTGGAGCTAGACGAAACACATTATGTTTTTGGAATGAATTATGAGATTGAATGTGAGAGTTGCGATCCTGAAAGAGCTAAGGATTTGCTGGAGGAGTTTTTGAAGAGTCATGGTATTGACTATTCCTACTCTAATGTGTCTAAATTTGCCATTTTTCGCTCTGGAAAATTGCCTCAGTGA
- the LOC129901376 gene encoding phosphopantothenoylcysteine decarboxylase subunit VHS3-like, protein MEKFPTSNVDVQTMICSLVLETAQKSLLSLLFMIEFLSLYPDLVGVERRFPFGELKRATALDNEPKDSSETDDDDENENDDDTNNDEEDDDEDDEGSDDDEEDSDGDDAGANGNEGSDDDSDDEDDDDDDEEDDDDEEDDEEEDNQPPYTKIK, encoded by the exons ATGGAGAAATTTCCCACCAGCAATGTGGATGTGCAGACAATGATTTGCTCATTGGTGCTTGAAACtgctcaaaaatctcttctttctcttctcttcatG ATTGAGTTTCTAAGCTTGTACCCGGACCTTGTTGGAGTAGAGAGgag GTTTCCTTTTGGTGAGCTTAAAAGAGCTACGGCGCTAGATAATGAACCCAAGGATTCAAGTGAaactgatgatgatgatgaaaatgAAAACGATGACGACACCAATAATGATGAAGAggatgatgatgaagatgatgaaggaAGTGACGATGATGAAGAGGATTCTGATGGAGATGATGCTGGGGCAAATGGAAATGAAGGGAGTGATGATGATTCCGATGACGAAGATGATGATGACGATGATGAGGAGGATGATGACGACGAGGaggatgacgaggaagaagataATCAACCACCATATACGAAGATAAAATGA
- the LOC129898871 gene encoding uncharacterized protein LOC129898871 — protein sequence MDWFSWLSKTELEPSLVYEYGLAFAHNELEQDDIAYFNHEFLQSMGISIAKHRLEILKLAKKERGNVPNSMSKFLLVMKRTKKRFSKYFRTWVRREESALALVSRRSYSSRIWKRTKVLKRNKSVVAPAKQSNSTLLLTNGSPIFMSTSSRINSFSSPMVHEKMEVDYGDYWGSSVVEEIRWDSMFQNMKPT from the coding sequence ATGGATTGGTTTTCTTGGCTGTCCAAAACAGAGCTAGAGCCATCTCTTGTTTATGAATATGGCCTAGCATTTGCTCATAACGAGCTAGAACAAGACGATATCGCGTATTTCAATCACGAGTTCCTCCAAAGCATGGGCATTTCTATAGCCAAACATAGGCTAGAAATACTCAAACTTGCTAAGAAAGAACGAGGAAACGTTCCGAATTCAATGTCGAAGTTTCTTCTGGTAATGAAACGTACCAAGAAACGTTTTTCAAAGTATTTTAGGACGTGGGTTCGTCGCGAGGAATCAGCACTTGCACTTGTGTCAAGAAGAAGTTACAGTTCAAGAATTTGGAAGAGGACAAAAGTGCTGAAGAGGAACAAGAGCGTTGTGGCACCAGCAAAGCAGAGTAATAGTACTTTGTTGCTTACAAATGGGAGTCCAATATTTATGTCTACTTCATCAAGAATTAATAGTTTTTCGAGTCCAATGGTTCATGAGAAGATGGAAGTTGATTATGGTGACTATTGGGGGTCCTCTGTAGTTGAAGAGATCAGGTGGGATTCAATGTTTCAAAACATGAAACCAACTTGA
- the LOC129898870 gene encoding proline--tRNA ligase, cytoplasmic-like — protein sequence MAGKDSDKGKKKEGKKEVVHGKKKEVKKETGLGLSYKKDENFGEWYSEVVVSGEMIEYYDISGCYILRPWAMSIWEILQTFFDAEIKKMKIKNSYFPLFVSPAVLQKEKDHIEGFAPEVAWVTKSGESDLEVPIAIRPTSETVMYPYFSKWIRGHRDLPLRLNQWCNVVRWEFSNPTPFIRSREFLWQEGHTAFATKEEADEEVLDILELYRRIYEEFLAVPVSKGKKSELEKFAGGLYTTTVEAFIPNTGRGIQGATSHCLGQNFAKMFEINFENEKGEKAMVWQNSWAYTTRTIGVMIMTHGDDKGLVLPPKVATTQVVVIPVPYKDANTQGIYDACAATVKNLNDSGIRAEADFRDNYSPGWKYSHWEMKGVPLRIEIGPKDLANNQVRAVRRDNGAKTDIPVANLVEQVKDVLDSIQQNLFETAKQKREACVQVVKTWDEFAEALSQKKLILAPWCDEEDVEKEVKTRTKGEMGAAKTLCSPFDQPELPEGTLCFASGKPAKKWTYWGRSY from the exons GTGGTTGTTAGTGGTGAAATGATTGAGTACTATGACATTTCTGGTTGTTATATCTTACGGCCATGGGCAATGTCCATTTGGGAAATATTGCAA ACATTTTTTGATGCTGAAATTAAGAAGATGAAGATAAAGAACTCCTACTTCCCTCTTTTTGTGTCCCCTGCTGTTCTACAAAAGGAAAAGGACCACATAGAGGGATTTGCTCCTGAG GTTGCTTGGGTTACAAAATCTGGAGAGTCTGATCTGGAGGTGCCCATTGCGATTCGACCAACAAGTGAAACTGTGATGTATCCTTATTTCTCAAAGTGGATAAGGGGACATCGTGACTTACCCTTGAGACTTAACCAGTGGTGCAATGTTGTGCGATGGGAGTTTAGCAACCCCACCCCCTTCATCAG GAGCCGCGAATTTCTCTGGCAAGAAGGTCACACTGCTTTTGCAACTAAGGAGGAGGCAGATGAAGAG GTTCTGGATATCTTGGAGTTGTATAGACGTATATATGAAGAATTCTTAGCTGTTCCAGTAAGTAAGGGAAAGAAAAGTGAGCTTGAGAAGTTTGCTGGAGGACTCTACACGACTACAGTAGAG GCCTTTATCCCTAATACTGGCCGTGGTATCCAAGGTGCAACTTCACACTGTTTAGGCCAGAATTTTGCAAAGATGTTTGAGATAAATTTTGAAAACGAGAAGGGAGAGAAGGCTATGGTCTGGCAGAATTCCTGGGCCTATACTACCAGAACG ATTGGTGTGATGATCATGACTCATGGAGATGATAAAGGCCTGGTCTTGCCTCCTAAAGTTGCAACAACACAAGTAGTTGTTATTCCTGTGCCATACAAGGATGCTAATACTCAAGGAATCTATGATGCATGTGCTGCCACTGTTAAAAACTTGAATGATTCAGGTATTCGTGCTGAGGCAGACTTCAGAGACAACTACTCCCCTGGCTGGAAATATTCTCACTGGGAAATGAAGGGGGTTCCTCTTAGGATTGAAATAGGACCAAAAGATCTTGCTAATAATCAG GTACGAGCTGTTCGACGTGACAATGGAGCCAAAACTGATATTCCTGTGGCAAACTTAGTCGAACAAGTAAAAGATGTGCTCGATTCTATCCAACAAAATCTATTTGAAACAGCGAAACAAAAACGGGAAGCTTGTGTTCAGGTTGTAAAGACCTGGGATGAATTTGCAGAAGCATTGAGCCAAAAGAAATTGATCTTGGCTCCTTGGTGTGATGAAGAG GATGTTGAGAAAGAAGTAAAGACGCGCACAAAGGGTGAGATGGGTGCAGCGAAGACTCTTTGTTCTCCATTTGATCAGCCTGAGCTGCCTGAAG GAACATTATGCTTTGCCTCGGGTAAACCCGCTAAGAAATGGACATACTGGGGCCGCAGCTATTGA